A genomic region of Mycobacterium sp. Aquia_213 contains the following coding sequences:
- a CDS encoding MFS transporter, whose protein sequence is MTTATSGSSGETRRAGPSRADMATDRKFLPPSGPLRSGNPWHALWAMMIGFFMIMVDSTIVAIANPTIMADLHIGYDAVVWVTSAYLLGYAVVLLVAGRLGDRFGTKNLYLIGLVVFTAASMWCGLAGSAGMLIAARVVQGIGAGVLTPQTLSTITRIFPPQRRGVAVSVWGATAGVASLVGPLAGGVLVDGLGWDWIFFVNVPIGIAGVALAVWLVPELPTQAHRFDLVGVGLSGVGMFLIVFGLQQGQSAHWQPWIWATIVAGVGFVSAFVYWQSVNTREPLIPLDVFADRDFSLCSVGVGITSFAATALMLPVTFYTQTVCGLSPTRSALLIAPMAIANGVLAPFVGRIVDRYHPRPVLGFGFSVLAIALTWLSFDMAPDTPIWRLALPFTAVGVGMAFVWSPLTATATRNLAPELAGTGSAVYNSVRQLGAVLGSAAMAAFMTWRIGAEMPPDVSDQDAGAGAIPLQLPEFVREPFSAAMSQSVLLPAFISLFGICAALFLVGFASSMMSRAGIGGAPSDDDDRDDDDDDDYVEVILRREQSEEPAPSAPAPGAAIAPAEERHRDPVESRRRRRDDPPSRPEPIGFAHNGSRADREKRFRPIVELPPHWHGPATRSDRSAPSPGRRVNGSTRAARGQRYGPDDDPTGRGRPSPGG, encoded by the coding sequence ATGACTACGGCCACGTCCGGGTCGTCCGGGGAAACCCGGCGCGCGGGGCCGAGTCGTGCCGATATGGCCACCGACCGCAAGTTCCTGCCCCCATCGGGCCCACTGAGGAGCGGAAACCCGTGGCACGCACTCTGGGCGATGATGATCGGGTTCTTCATGATCATGGTCGACTCGACCATCGTCGCGATCGCCAACCCGACCATCATGGCCGACTTGCACATCGGGTACGACGCCGTGGTCTGGGTGACGAGCGCCTACCTGCTCGGGTATGCGGTGGTGTTGCTGGTGGCCGGTCGCCTTGGTGACCGGTTCGGTACGAAGAACCTGTACCTGATCGGTCTGGTGGTGTTCACCGCCGCCTCGATGTGGTGCGGGCTGGCCGGCAGCGCCGGCATGCTGATCGCCGCGCGGGTCGTGCAGGGGATCGGCGCCGGGGTGCTCACCCCGCAGACCTTGTCGACGATCACCCGGATCTTCCCGCCGCAGCGGCGCGGGGTGGCGGTCAGCGTGTGGGGCGCCACCGCCGGCGTCGCCAGCCTGGTCGGTCCGTTGGCCGGTGGTGTGCTGGTGGACGGGCTGGGCTGGGATTGGATCTTCTTCGTCAACGTCCCGATCGGCATCGCGGGGGTGGCGCTGGCGGTATGGCTGGTTCCGGAGCTGCCCACGCAGGCGCACCGGTTCGACCTGGTCGGCGTCGGCTTGTCCGGGGTGGGCATGTTCCTGATCGTGTTCGGTCTGCAACAGGGCCAGTCCGCCCATTGGCAGCCGTGGATCTGGGCGACGATCGTGGCCGGCGTCGGGTTCGTGTCGGCGTTCGTCTACTGGCAGTCGGTGAACACCCGGGAGCCGCTGATCCCGCTGGACGTGTTCGCCGACCGTGATTTCAGCCTGTGCAGCGTCGGGGTGGGCATCACCTCGTTCGCCGCGACGGCGTTGATGTTGCCGGTGACCTTCTATACGCAGACGGTGTGCGGGTTGTCGCCGACGCGTTCGGCCCTGCTGATCGCGCCGATGGCGATCGCCAACGGTGTGCTCGCGCCGTTCGTCGGCCGGATCGTCGATCGATACCACCCGCGGCCCGTGCTCGGTTTCGGCTTTTCGGTGCTGGCGATCGCGCTGACCTGGCTGTCGTTCGACATGGCCCCGGACACGCCGATCTGGCGGTTGGCGTTGCCGTTCACCGCAGTTGGTGTCGGGATGGCGTTTGTGTGGTCGCCGCTGACGGCCACCGCCACCCGCAATCTGGCGCCGGAGCTGGCCGGCACCGGATCCGCTGTCTACAACTCCGTCCGCCAGCTCGGGGCGGTGCTCGGCAGCGCCGCGATGGCCGCGTTCATGACATGGCGGATCGGTGCCGAGATGCCGCCCGACGTGTCCGATCAAGACGCGGGGGCCGGTGCTATTCCACTGCAATTGCCCGAGTTCGTGCGCGAGCCCTTCTCGGCCGCGATGTCGCAGTCGGTGCTTTTGCCCGCGTTCATCTCGCTGTTCGGGATCTGCGCGGCGCTGTTCCTGGTCGGCTTCGCGTCCTCGATGATGTCCCGCGCGGGCATCGGTGGTGCGCCGTCCGACGATGACGATCGCGATGACGATGACGATGACGACTATGTCGAAGTCATCCTGCGCCGCGAGCAGAGCGAAGAGCCGGCGCCAAGCGCGCCTGCGCCCGGCGCCGCGATCGCACCGGCCGAGGAACGGCACAGGGACCCGGTCGAATCGCGCCGCCGACGTCGTGACGACCCGCCGTCGCGACCAGAACCGATTGGTTTCGCGCACAACGGCTCTCGTGCTGACCGCGAAAAGCGTTTTCGGCCTATCGTCGAGCTGCCGCCGCACTGGCACGGTCCGGCCACCCGCAGCGATCGCAGCGCGCCGTCGCCGGGTCGCCGGGTGAACGGCTCCACGCGGGCGGCGCGCGGCCAGCGTTACGGCCCGGATGACGACCCCACCGGCCGCGGCCGGCCTTCCCCGGGCGGGTAG